A window of Kineococcus sp. NBC_00420 genomic DNA:
CCCGGCGAACGTGGTCTCGATGGTGCTGCACACCAGCCACCACACCCACGTCGTCATCGGGTCCGGCGCGAACGACCCGCAGAAGTACGACCCGACGGCGAGCCGGGAGACGCTGGACCACTCGGTGCCCTACATCTTCACCGTCGCCCTGCAGGACGGGACCTGGCACCACGCCGACTCCTACGCCCCCGAGCGGGCCCAGCGCCGCGACACGGTCGCCCTGTGGCGCACGGTGTCGACGACGGAGGATCCCGTCTGGACCGCCCGCTACCACTCCACCGACCCGGCGGAGAAGGCGTTCGGCGGTCGCCTCGTCGCGACGCTCACCGACGGTTCGACCGTCGTCGCCGAGATCGCCGTCGCCGACGCGCACCCGCTGGGGGCGCACCCCTTCACCCGGGAGCAGTACACGGCGAAGTTCTCCACGCTGGCCGAGGGGGTCCTCGACCCCTCCGAGGTCGAGCGGTTCACCCGGCTCGCGACCGAACTCTCGGACCTCGACGCCGCCGGGGTCCGGGCGCTGAACATCACCGCCCCGGCGAGTCACCTCGCCGGGGTCCCGCTCCCCACCGGTCTGTTCTGAGGAGGCCCTGTGCTGTTCTCCACCACCACCCCCACGGCGAAACGCGCGGCCTTCCGCGCGGCGTTGTCCTCCGGTGACCTGCTGAGACTGCCGGGCGCCTTCAACCCGTTGTCCGCCCGGCTGATCCAGCGCAAGGGGTTCGAAGGGGTGTACGTGTCCGGGGCCGTGCTCGCCGCGGACCTGGGGTTGCCCGACATCGGCCTCACGACGCTCACCGAGGTCGCGGGGCGGTCCGCGCAGATCGCCCGGGTCACCGACCTGCCCGTCCTCGTCGACGCCGACACCGGTTTCGGCGAACCCCTCAACGTCGCCCGCACCGTCCAGACCATGGAGGACGCCGGGGTCGCCGGGATGCACGTCGAGGACCAGGTGAACCCGAAGCGCTGCGGGCACCTCGAGGGCAAGGCCGTCGTCGACGAGGCGACGGCGGTGCGCCGGATCCGGGCCGCCGTCGACGCCCGGCGCGACCCGGACTTCCTCGTCGTCGCCCGCACCGACGTGCGCGGGGTCGAGGGGATGGACGCGGCCGTGCAGCGGGCGAAGCAGCTCGCGGACGCGGGGGCCGACGCGATCTTCGCCGAGGCCATGGCGGACCTCGCCGA
This region includes:
- the prpB gene encoding methylisocitrate lyase, which produces MLFSTTTPTAKRAAFRAALSSGDLLRLPGAFNPLSARLIQRKGFEGVYVSGAVLAADLGLPDIGLTTLTEVAGRSAQIARVTDLPVLVDADTGFGEPLNVARTVQTMEDAGVAGMHVEDQVNPKRCGHLEGKAVVDEATAVRRIRAAVDARRDPDFLVVARTDVRGVEGMDAAVQRAKQLADAGADAIFAEAMADLAEFEAICAAVDVPILANMTEFGRSDLFTHEQLRDVGVRIVIHPVSLLRLAMGTADRALDDLVATGSLEGQVPGMQTRAQLYDLVDYAGYGEFDSGIYDFSLEGNRSR